The following proteins are encoded in a genomic region of Nonomuraea muscovyensis:
- a CDS encoding DEAD/DEAH box helicase: MSLLIDRLPEEIDADPDAIFDAFVAWNSERGLTLYPAQEEALIEVLSGSNLILATPTGSGKSLVAAGAHFAALTRDVRTFYTAPIKALVSEKFFDLCAIFGTENVGMMTGDASVNPGAPIICCTAEILANVALRDGAQADIGQVVMDEFHFYAEPDRGWAWQVPLLELPGVQFVLMSATLGDVSMFERDLSRRTGRTTAVVKHAERPVPLVYSYRMTPLHETLEEMLSTGQAPVYVVHFTQAAAMERAQSLMSINMATKAEKEAIATMIGGFRFTTRFGRALSRLVRHGIGVHHAGMLPKYRRLVERLAQAGLLKVICGTDTLGVGVNVPIRTVLFTALSKYDGNKVRRLRAREFHQIAGRAGRAGFDTIGYVACQAPEHDIENAKALAKIGDDPKRRRGYARKKPPEGFVGWSHETFEKLQTAEPEPLNSRFKVSNAMLLAVINRPGDCFQAMRHLLTDNHEDRKWQRRHISQAIAIYRSLLAGGIVEQLREPDEQGRRARLTIDLQEDFALNQALSTFALAAFDLLDMEAPSYALDMVSIVESILDDPRQILSAQLKKARGEAVAQMKADGIEYEERMEALAEVMYPMPLESLLLGAYETYRRGHPWVGDYTVSPKSVVRDMYERAMTFSEYIQFYELARSEGTVLRYLADAYRTLSRTVPEHRKTDDLVDLIEWLGELVRQVDSSLIDEWEKLANPAEALERQEELEARVRPVTGNARAFRVLVRNAMFRLVELCALEKEEELAELAPDVDWGAALDAYYDEHEEILTGADARGPALLRIGEESGLWRVRQTIKDPAGDGDWGIDAQVDLAASDEEGRAVLHVTGLNRL; encoded by the coding sequence GTGAGCCTTCTCATCGACCGCCTGCCAGAAGAGATCGACGCCGATCCGGACGCCATCTTCGACGCGTTCGTCGCCTGGAACTCCGAGCGGGGGCTCACGCTCTATCCCGCCCAGGAGGAGGCCCTCATCGAGGTGCTCTCCGGCAGCAACCTGATCCTCGCCACGCCCACCGGCTCGGGCAAGAGCCTGGTGGCCGCCGGCGCGCACTTCGCGGCGCTGACGAGAGACGTGCGCACCTTCTACACCGCGCCGATCAAGGCCCTCGTCTCGGAGAAGTTCTTCGACCTGTGCGCGATCTTCGGCACCGAGAACGTCGGCATGATGACGGGCGACGCGAGCGTCAACCCGGGTGCGCCGATCATCTGCTGCACCGCCGAGATCCTGGCGAACGTGGCGCTGCGCGACGGCGCGCAGGCCGACATCGGCCAGGTCGTCATGGACGAGTTCCACTTCTACGCCGAGCCAGACCGGGGCTGGGCGTGGCAGGTGCCGCTGCTGGAGCTGCCTGGGGTGCAGTTCGTGCTGATGTCGGCCACGCTGGGCGACGTCAGCATGTTCGAGCGTGACCTGAGCCGCCGCACCGGGCGGACGACCGCGGTGGTCAAGCACGCCGAGCGGCCGGTGCCGCTGGTCTACTCCTACCGCATGACCCCGCTGCACGAGACGCTGGAGGAGATGCTGAGCACCGGCCAGGCGCCGGTGTACGTGGTGCACTTCACACAGGCCGCCGCGATGGAGCGGGCACAGTCGCTGATGAGCATCAACATGGCGACGAAGGCCGAGAAGGAGGCCATCGCCACGATGATCGGCGGGTTCCGGTTCACCACCCGCTTCGGCCGCGCCCTGTCCCGGCTGGTCCGCCACGGCATCGGCGTGCACCACGCCGGCATGCTGCCGAAGTACCGGCGCCTGGTGGAGCGGCTGGCCCAGGCGGGGCTGCTGAAGGTGATCTGCGGCACCGACACGCTGGGCGTCGGCGTCAACGTGCCGATCAGGACCGTGCTGTTCACCGCCCTGTCGAAGTACGACGGCAACAAGGTGCGCCGGCTGCGGGCCCGCGAGTTCCACCAGATCGCCGGCCGGGCCGGGCGGGCCGGCTTCGACACGATCGGCTACGTCGCCTGCCAGGCGCCGGAGCACGACATCGAGAACGCCAAGGCCCTCGCCAAGATCGGCGACGACCCCAAGCGGCGGCGTGGCTACGCCCGCAAGAAGCCGCCGGAGGGGTTCGTCGGCTGGAGCCACGAGACGTTCGAGAAACTGCAGACCGCCGAGCCCGAGCCGCTCAACTCCCGGTTCAAGGTGAGCAACGCGATGCTGCTCGCGGTGATCAACCGGCCGGGCGACTGCTTCCAGGCGATGAGGCACCTGCTGACCGACAACCACGAGGACCGCAAGTGGCAGCGGCGGCACATCAGCCAGGCCATCGCCATCTACCGGTCGCTGCTCGCGGGCGGCATCGTGGAGCAGCTCCGGGAGCCCGACGAGCAGGGCCGCCGGGCCAGGCTCACCATCGATCTGCAGGAGGACTTCGCGCTCAACCAGGCGCTGTCGACGTTCGCGCTGGCCGCCTTCGATCTGCTCGACATGGAGGCGCCGAGCTACGCCCTGGACATGGTGTCGATCGTCGAGTCCATCCTCGACGACCCGCGCCAGATCCTGTCGGCCCAGCTGAAGAAGGCCCGCGGCGAGGCCGTCGCGCAGATGAAGGCCGACGGGATCGAGTACGAGGAGCGCATGGAGGCGCTGGCGGAGGTCATGTACCCGATGCCGCTGGAGAGCCTGCTGCTCGGCGCGTACGAGACGTACCGGCGGGGCCATCCGTGGGTGGGCGACTACACGGTGAGCCCCAAGTCGGTGGTGCGCGACATGTACGAGCGGGCGATGACGTTCAGCGAGTACATCCAGTTCTACGAGCTGGCCCGCTCGGAGGGCACGGTGCTGCGCTACCTGGCCGACGCCTACCGGACGCTGTCGCGGACGGTGCCCGAGCACCGCAAGACCGACGACCTGGTCGACCTGATCGAGTGGCTGGGCGAGCTGGTCCGGCAGGTCGACTCCTCGCTGATCGACGAGTGGGAGAAGCTCGCCAACCCGGCCGAGGCGCTGGAGCGCCAGGAGGAGCTGGAGGCCAGGGTGCGGCCGGTCACCGGCAACGCGCGGGCCTTTCGGGTGCTGGTGCGCAACGCGATGTTCCGGCTGGTCGAGCTGTGCGCGCTGGAGAAGGAGGAGGAGCTGGCCGAGCTGGCCCCCGACGTCGACTGGGGGGCGGCGCTCGACGCCTACTACGACGAGCACGAGGAGATCCTCACCGGCGCCGACGCGCGCGGGCCGGCGCTGCTGCGCATCGGCGAGGAGAGCGGCCTGTGGCGGGTCCGCCAGACGATCAAGGATCCGGCCGGCGACGGCGACTGGGGCATCGACGCGCAGGTGGACCTGGCCGCCTCCGACGAGGAGGGGCGGGCGGTCCTGCACGTCACCGGCCTCAACCGGCTGTAG
- a CDS encoding DUF6879 family protein, which yields MNASPTLDELLGRCTRSALHLEMRDGYGYSSPGFRAWRDGKPFDRTDFDAPWVNLIRATVDRGVVVRRARIVSEPVSDYIRYEHSATPHANLAGGELVRWLPRQRASDLALPGNDFWLFDGELVRFGLHSGDGEATGYDFSEDAAVVKLCATAFEAVWQRGIDHTEYRPT from the coding sequence GTGAACGCGAGCCCGACGTTGGATGAGTTGCTGGGGCGCTGCACGCGCTCCGCTCTGCACCTGGAGATGCGTGATGGTTACGGCTACTCAAGTCCCGGCTTCCGTGCCTGGCGTGACGGCAAGCCATTCGACCGGACCGACTTCGACGCTCCCTGGGTGAATCTGATCAGGGCAACCGTAGACCGGGGAGTCGTGGTCCGCCGCGCTCGAATCGTTTCCGAGCCCGTCAGCGACTACATCCGATATGAGCACTCCGCTACGCCCCATGCCAACCTTGCCGGTGGGGAACTGGTTCGCTGGCTACCCCGCCAAAGAGCATCCGATCTAGCGCTACCCGGCAATGACTTCTGGTTGTTCGACGGGGAACTGGTGCGCTTCGGCCTTCACTCAGGGGACGGCGAGGCCACAGGCTACGACTTTTCCGAAGATGCTGCGGTGGTGAAGCTGTGCGCGACAGCGTTCGAGGCTGTTTGGCAGCGCGGCATCGACCACACGGAGTACCGGCCTACCTAA
- a CDS encoding sensor histidine kinase: MRSLTRRVLLDTRYTLVGFPTAVIGFVLMVAGVAAGAGTVVVWVGVPVLAGTLMMARGFADAERGWLADVLRRPPVRPRYKPAPEGAGRFRRLVNPLTSGQSWLDLLHCLLNFPIAVASFSLTVTFWAVPLLALTYPLYGLVTSRIPNNVELPELLGFGDGYVTNAVFYVLLGLVFLLILPFATRMSALLRAGLGRALLTGVAELQERIDDLAEGRAAAVSAEANALRKLERDIHDGPQQRLVSLAMELSRAQRQLGKDPEAAQQTISSAITATRETLDELRALSRGIAPPILSDRGLAPALAALAGRCTIPVELDVQITGRFQAAVENAVYFVVAETLTNVAKHSRATVCTIQLTRTGNTLMLTIGDDGVGGAHVAKGHGLAGLADRLRAVDGELTVDSPDGGPTVIVAEVPCA, from the coding sequence ATGCGCTCCCTGACCCGGCGTGTCCTGCTCGACACGCGCTACACGCTCGTGGGTTTCCCCACCGCCGTCATCGGCTTCGTGCTCATGGTCGCCGGCGTCGCGGCCGGGGCGGGCACCGTCGTCGTGTGGGTGGGGGTGCCGGTCCTGGCCGGGACACTCATGATGGCCCGGGGCTTCGCCGACGCCGAACGCGGCTGGCTGGCGGACGTGCTGCGCCGGCCGCCCGTGCGCCCCCGCTACAAGCCGGCTCCCGAGGGGGCCGGCCGGTTCCGCAGGCTGGTCAACCCCCTCACCAGCGGGCAGTCATGGCTGGACCTCCTCCACTGCCTGCTGAACTTCCCGATCGCGGTCGCGTCGTTCTCGCTGACCGTGACGTTCTGGGCGGTGCCGCTGCTGGCGCTGACGTACCCGCTCTACGGCCTGGTCACCTCACGCATCCCGAACAACGTGGAGCTGCCCGAGCTGCTCGGGTTCGGCGACGGCTACGTGACCAACGCGGTCTTCTACGTGCTGCTCGGGCTGGTCTTCCTGCTCATCCTGCCGTTCGCGACGCGGATGTCCGCGCTGCTGCGCGCCGGACTCGGCCGGGCGCTGCTGACCGGGGTCGCCGAGCTCCAGGAACGCATCGACGACCTGGCCGAGGGCCGCGCCGCCGCCGTGTCGGCCGAGGCCAACGCGCTGCGCAAGCTGGAGCGCGACATCCACGACGGCCCCCAGCAGCGGCTCGTCTCCCTCGCCATGGAACTGTCCCGGGCCCAGCGCCAGCTCGGCAAGGATCCCGAGGCGGCGCAGCAGACGATCAGCTCCGCCATCACCGCCACCCGCGAGACGCTCGACGAGCTGCGCGCCCTGTCGCGCGGCATCGCCCCGCCCATCCTGTCGGACCGGGGGCTCGCGCCCGCGCTGGCCGCGCTGGCCGGCCGCTGCACGATCCCCGTCGAGCTGGACGTGCAGATCACCGGACGCTTCCAGGCGGCCGTGGAGAACGCCGTCTACTTCGTCGTCGCCGAGACCCTCACGAACGTCGCCAAGCACAGCCGCGCCACCGTCTGCACCATCCAGCTCACCCGTACCGGTAACACGCTGATGCTGACGATCGGGGATGATGGGGTCGGCGGCGCCCATGTCGCCAAGGGACACGGTCTCGCCGGGCTTGCCGACCGGCTCCGCGCGGTCGACGGGGAGCTCACGGTCGACTCGCCCGACGGCGGGCCGACAGTGATCGTGGCGGAGGTGCCGTGCGCGTAG
- a CDS encoding GNAT family N-acetyltransferase encodes MTKLRPVRDADLPGVAQIYAHYVETSVATFDETPPGVEEWRAKRAVIAGAGLPFLVVEDDGEVAGFAYAGPYRPKPAYRHTVEDTLYLAPGATGRGLGRVLLGEVIDRAARAGARQMVAVVADSGDPASLRLHTSFGFGEVGRLRSVGFKHGRWIDTVLLQRALE; translated from the coding sequence ATGACGAAGCTCCGCCCCGTGCGCGACGCCGACCTGCCCGGCGTCGCGCAGATCTACGCCCACTACGTCGAGACCAGCGTGGCCACCTTCGACGAGACGCCGCCCGGGGTCGAGGAGTGGAGGGCCAAGCGGGCCGTGATCGCCGGCGCGGGCCTGCCGTTCCTGGTGGTCGAGGACGACGGCGAGGTGGCGGGGTTCGCCTACGCGGGCCCGTACCGGCCCAAGCCCGCCTACCGGCACACCGTGGAGGACACCCTCTACCTCGCCCCCGGCGCGACCGGACGAGGGCTGGGGCGGGTGCTGCTCGGCGAGGTGATCGACCGGGCCGCACGGGCCGGCGCCCGCCAGATGGTCGCGGTGGTCGCCGACAGCGGCGACCCGGCGTCGCTACGGCTCCACACGTCCTTCGGGTTCGGGGAGGTGGGACGGCTGAGGAGCGTCGGCTTCAAGCACGGCCGGTGGATCGACACCGTCCTCCTGCAGCGCGCCCTGGAGTAG
- a CDS encoding ACT domain-containing protein codes for MLLRVRITLPDRPGSLAQVTRVLGTAGADITQVTVLDRGDGRAVDDLTVYCPEGTPKETLVKGLHGVEGVTVEGVWSTREAPGTYPELEILKYITTAGDRALTTLVDSLPVLFSADWAATAAEHGVVYASWRAPQKVPLPDSVPARPTAATLEGGLHVIHAPLPPLALTLLLARSDGPAFHRIEVHRLTRILEIFLSLPATERSVARQLRK; via the coding sequence ATGCTCCTTCGTGTCCGCATCACGCTGCCCGACCGCCCGGGGTCGCTGGCCCAGGTGACCCGGGTCCTCGGCACGGCCGGAGCCGACATCACCCAGGTCACCGTGCTCGACAGGGGCGACGGCCGGGCGGTCGACGACCTCACCGTCTACTGCCCCGAGGGCACCCCCAAGGAGACGCTCGTCAAGGGCCTGCACGGCGTCGAGGGCGTGACGGTCGAGGGTGTCTGGAGCACCCGCGAGGCGCCCGGCACCTATCCCGAGCTGGAGATACTCAAGTACATCACCACGGCTGGCGACCGGGCGCTGACCACGCTGGTCGACTCGCTGCCGGTGCTGTTCAGCGCCGACTGGGCCGCCACGGCCGCCGAGCACGGCGTCGTCTACGCGAGCTGGCGCGCCCCCCAGAAGGTGCCGCTGCCCGACAGCGTGCCGGCCCGGCCCACGGCCGCCACGCTGGAGGGGGGCCTGCACGTCATCCACGCCCCGCTGCCGCCGCTCGCGCTCACCCTGCTGCTGGCCCGCTCCGACGGGCCCGCCTTCCACCGCATCGAGGTCCACCGGCTCACCCGCATCCTGGAGATCTTCCTCAGCCTGCCCGCGACCGAACGCAGCGTGGCGCGACAGCTCCGCAAGTGA
- a CDS encoding DUF2087 domain-containing protein, which produces MSDEEIRRVLGLLSQDDTARAFAGLLLGVDGEPPAKVLDRLAGGGLAERGADGTWRARPERFRELLKELAEPAAPVSEEERLLRTFLVDGRLRAIPTRREKRLVVLRYISRAFEPGVRYAEKDVNVTLRAFHDDHAALRRYLVDELLLSREDGFYWRSGGPVDVWADGS; this is translated from the coding sequence ATGAGCGATGAGGAGATCAGGCGGGTCCTCGGCCTGTTGTCCCAGGACGACACGGCGCGGGCGTTCGCCGGGCTGCTGCTCGGGGTGGACGGCGAGCCGCCCGCGAAGGTCCTCGACCGGCTGGCCGGCGGCGGGCTGGCGGAGCGCGGCGCGGACGGCACCTGGCGGGCGCGGCCCGAGCGGTTCCGCGAGCTGCTGAAGGAGCTGGCCGAGCCGGCCGCTCCGGTGAGCGAGGAGGAACGGCTGCTGCGCACGTTCCTCGTCGACGGGCGGCTGCGGGCGATCCCGACGCGGCGCGAGAAGCGGCTCGTGGTGCTGCGCTACATCTCGCGGGCGTTCGAGCCGGGCGTGCGCTACGCGGAGAAGGACGTGAACGTGACCTTGCGCGCCTTCCACGACGATCACGCGGCGCTGCGCCGCTACCTGGTGGACGAGCTGCTGCTGTCACGGGAGGACGGCTTCTACTGGCGCAGCGGCGGCCCGGTCGACGTGTGGGCGGACGGGTCCTGA
- a CDS encoding GNAT family N-acetyltransferase: MDTSAKTDPGRPRQAAPGIEPGRPVEWALRSAEPADVEAIAELRATVMRPDLERLGRFDEHRVRQRLRDSFSPQHTSVIVAAGAFAGCVTVRPAEDGRWLEHFYLAPGLQGRGIGSAVLRTLLARIDADGVLVRLNVLQGSAARRLYERHGFTVEAQDPIDVYMVRRPGAGALGT, translated from the coding sequence GTGGATACGAGTGCGAAGACGGACCCCGGACGGCCGCGACAGGCGGCGCCGGGGATCGAGCCGGGCCGCCCCGTGGAATGGGCGCTGCGCTCCGCGGAGCCGGCGGATGTCGAGGCGATCGCGGAGCTGAGGGCGACGGTGATGCGCCCGGACCTGGAGCGGTTGGGACGGTTCGACGAGCATCGGGTCCGGCAGCGGCTGCGCGATTCCTTCTCCCCGCAGCACACCTCGGTCATCGTGGCCGCCGGCGCCTTCGCCGGCTGCGTCACTGTGCGCCCGGCCGAGGACGGGCGGTGGCTTGAGCATTTCTATCTCGCTCCGGGCCTCCAGGGCCGGGGGATCGGGTCGGCTGTCCTGCGGACACTGCTGGCGCGGATCGACGCCGACGGCGTGCTCGTCCGCCTGAACGTCCTGCAGGGCAGTGCCGCCCGGCGGCTGTACGAGCGTCACGGGTTCACCGTGGAGGCCCAGGACCCGATCGACGTCTACATGGTGCGACGGCCAGGTGCGGGCGCCCTCGGAACGTGA
- a CDS encoding DUF397 domain-containing protein yields the protein MDLYAKDVGPLEFRRMCGGNQQEEEMDTCVEIAPIPGVTDAFALRDSKNPDAGTLRFTGDELRAAGVSTI from the coding sequence ATGGATCTGTACGCCAAGGATGTCGGCCCGCTGGAGTTCCGCCGCATGTGCGGCGGCAACCAGCAGGAAGAGGAGATGGACACCTGCGTGGAGATCGCGCCGATTCCCGGTGTGACCGACGCGTTCGCCCTGCGGGACTCCAAGAACCCGGATGCCGGGACACTCCGGTTCACGGGTGACGAGCTTCGCGCCGCCGGTGTGAGCACCATCTAG
- a CDS encoding acyltransferase family protein, giving the protein MTALLAPPPPVRRAPRPPSPGATRDPFIDLLRVFGMVLVVVQHWTIPVLAFDGAVLTTGNALATPGVWVVTWVSQVMPLVFFAGGAAGAISFGRSRDGAPHWVLARLRRLTWPLLPLAAVWIPLPHALAALGVPAQPLETGARLTGQLLWFLAVYLIAVVATPWMTGLHIRYGWRVPGVLAAGAVATDVVRFAAGWDALGYLNIVFVWLAVHQVGFLYAEGRVTRPGAMAAGGFGAAALLVWAGPYPGSMIGLPGAELSNMAPPTLAMLAVAAGQIGLATLLRPWLLRLPLSGLLGWAGPRIMTVYLWHMPALFAVAGVVVVGLGAGTPEPLGPAWFAGWPLWFGALCLVMWPLLRAFARFEEPPALPYGRIGWPGALVAAGLTGGGLLTLTVAGFAPGVAPVAGVAALAGGLLLTLPRGAGTARGRKHARHPVSATMG; this is encoded by the coding sequence ATGACCGCCCTGCTCGCTCCGCCGCCGCCGGTCCGCCGGGCGCCCCGGCCCCCCTCGCCGGGAGCGACCAGGGACCCGTTCATCGACCTGCTGCGGGTGTTCGGCATGGTGCTCGTGGTGGTGCAGCACTGGACGATCCCGGTGCTGGCCTTCGACGGCGCCGTGCTGACCACGGGCAACGCCCTGGCGACGCCCGGGGTGTGGGTGGTGACGTGGGTCAGCCAGGTGATGCCGCTGGTGTTCTTCGCGGGCGGGGCGGCGGGCGCGATCAGCTTCGGCCGGTCCCGGGACGGCGCGCCGCACTGGGTGCTGGCGCGGCTGCGCCGCCTGACGTGGCCGTTGCTGCCGCTGGCGGCGGTGTGGATCCCGCTCCCCCACGCGCTGGCCGCGCTGGGCGTGCCGGCGCAGCCGCTGGAGACAGGGGCACGGCTGACCGGCCAGCTCCTGTGGTTCCTCGCCGTCTACCTGATCGCCGTGGTGGCCACGCCGTGGATGACGGGCCTGCACATCCGCTACGGCTGGCGGGTCCCCGGCGTGCTGGCCGCCGGCGCGGTGGCGACGGACGTGGTGCGGTTCGCGGCGGGCTGGGACGCGCTCGGCTATCTCAACATCGTGTTCGTCTGGCTGGCGGTGCACCAGGTGGGCTTCCTGTACGCCGAGGGGCGCGTGACCCGGCCGGGGGCGATGGCGGCCGGCGGGTTCGGCGCGGCCGCCCTGCTGGTGTGGGCCGGCCCGTACCCGGGCAGCATGATCGGCCTGCCCGGCGCGGAGCTGTCCAACATGGCGCCGCCCACGCTCGCCATGCTGGCCGTGGCGGCCGGGCAGATCGGCCTGGCCACGCTGCTGCGGCCGTGGCTGCTGCGCCTGCCGCTGAGTGGGCTGCTGGGCTGGGCGGGGCCGCGGATCATGACGGTGTACCTGTGGCACATGCCGGCGCTGTTCGCGGTCGCCGGGGTGGTCGTGGTGGGGCTGGGGGCCGGCACACCCGAGCCGCTCGGGCCCGCCTGGTTCGCCGGGTGGCCGCTCTGGTTCGGGGCGCTGTGCCTGGTGATGTGGCCGCTGCTGCGGGCCTTCGCCCGGTTCGAGGAGCCGCCGGCGCTGCCGTACGGGCGGATCGGGTGGCCGGGTGCGCTGGTCGCGGCCGGGCTGACCGGCGGGGGCCTGCTGACGCTCACCGTGGCGGGGTTCGCGCCGGGGGTGGCGCCGGTCGCCGGGGTCGCCGCGCTCGCCGGGGGCCTGCTGCTGACGCTGCCCCGGGGGGCCGGGACGGCGAGGGGCCGGAAACACGCCCGTCACCCGGTCTCGGCCACAATGGGGTGA
- a CDS encoding alpha-ketoglutarate-dependent dioxygenase AlkB, with amino-acid sequence MKAVFQPSLLDLDLDGGLGPLSDTVQRTVLGHGAWIDVRPGWMAGADALFERLADGVPWKEERRRMYDRVVDVPRLLKFYDEGERLPDPALDDALRALNAHYHDELGEPFRTAGLCFYRDGRDSVAWHGDTIGRGSTEDTMVAILSVGAPRSLLLRPRGGGESIRRDLGHGDLLVMGGSCQRTWEHAVPKTSRPAGPRISVQFRPRGVR; translated from the coding sequence ATGAAGGCAGTTTTCCAGCCGTCACTGCTCGACCTCGACCTTGACGGCGGCCTCGGCCCGCTCAGCGACACGGTCCAGCGGACGGTCCTCGGCCACGGGGCGTGGATCGACGTCCGGCCGGGCTGGATGGCGGGCGCCGACGCGCTGTTCGAGCGGCTGGCCGACGGCGTGCCGTGGAAGGAGGAGCGCCGGCGGATGTACGACAGGGTCGTCGACGTTCCCCGGTTGCTCAAGTTCTACGACGAGGGGGAGCGGCTGCCCGACCCGGCCCTCGACGACGCCCTGCGCGCGCTCAACGCCCACTACCACGACGAGCTGGGCGAGCCGTTCCGCACGGCCGGGCTGTGCTTCTACCGCGACGGTCGTGACAGCGTCGCCTGGCACGGCGACACCATCGGACGGGGGAGCACCGAGGACACCATGGTCGCGATCCTCTCGGTCGGCGCCCCGCGCTCGCTGCTCCTGCGCCCGCGCGGCGGCGGCGAGTCGATCCGCCGCGACCTCGGCCACGGCGACCTGCTCGTCATGGGCGGCAGTTGCCAGCGCACCTGGGAGCACGCCGTCCCCAAGACCAGCCGGCCGGCCGGGCCGCGCATCAGCGTCCAGTTCAGGCCGCGCGGCGTGCGCTGA
- the dusB gene encoding tRNA dihydrouridine synthase DusB codes for MKIGPIEVWPPVVLAPMAGITNAPFRVLCREQGAGLFVCEMITTRALVERNPKTMRMIRFAESETPRSIQLYGVDPVTVGRAVRMIAEEDLADHIDLNFGCPVPKVTRRGGGSALPYKRHLLRRILREAVAHAGPLPVTMKMRKGIDDDHLTYLDAGRIAAEEGIAAVALHARTARQHYGGVADWDAIARLKESVPEIPVLGNGDVWCADDALRMMAETGCDGVVVGRGCLGRPWLFADLERAFDGDPERARPTLGEVAAVMARHAEGLTACFDIERYAVADFRKHVGWYLKGFTVGAELRRELATAESLDGLRAGLAKLEHDQPWPPNTDTPRGKSGERTKVLLPDGWLDDPWDCVVPADAESDVSGG; via the coding sequence GTGAAGATTGGGCCGATCGAGGTGTGGCCGCCGGTGGTGCTGGCGCCGATGGCGGGCATCACGAACGCGCCGTTCCGGGTGCTCTGCCGTGAGCAGGGCGCCGGGTTGTTCGTGTGCGAGATGATCACGACGCGGGCGCTGGTCGAGCGCAATCCGAAGACGATGCGCATGATCAGGTTCGCCGAGTCGGAGACGCCGCGGAGCATCCAGCTGTACGGGGTCGATCCCGTGACGGTGGGCCGGGCGGTCAGGATGATCGCCGAGGAGGACCTGGCCGACCACATCGACCTCAACTTCGGCTGCCCGGTGCCCAAGGTGACCCGGCGGGGCGGCGGCTCGGCCCTGCCGTACAAGCGACACCTGCTGCGGCGGATCCTGCGCGAGGCGGTGGCCCACGCGGGCCCGCTGCCGGTGACGATGAAGATGCGCAAGGGCATCGACGACGACCACCTGACCTATCTCGACGCCGGCCGCATCGCGGCCGAGGAGGGGATCGCGGCCGTCGCCCTGCACGCCCGTACGGCCCGGCAGCACTACGGCGGCGTGGCCGACTGGGACGCCATCGCCAGGCTGAAGGAGTCCGTGCCCGAGATCCCGGTGCTCGGCAACGGCGACGTCTGGTGCGCCGACGACGCGCTGCGGATGATGGCCGAGACCGGCTGTGACGGCGTCGTCGTGGGCCGGGGCTGCCTGGGCCGGCCGTGGCTGTTCGCCGATCTGGAGCGCGCGTTCGACGGCGACCCGGAGCGGGCCCGGCCGACGCTGGGCGAGGTGGCGGCGGTGATGGCCCGCCATGCCGAAGGGCTGACCGCGTGCTTCGACATCGAGCGCTACGCGGTGGCCGACTTCCGCAAGCATGTGGGGTGGTATCTCAAGGGCTTCACGGTGGGCGCCGAGCTGCGGCGCGAGCTGGCCACCGCCGAGTCGCTCGACGGGCTGCGGGCGGGGCTGGCGAAGCTGGAGCACGACCAGCCGTGGCCGCCCAACACCGACACCCCGCGCGGCAAGTCGGGCGAGCGCACCAAGGTGCTGCTGCCCGACGGCTGGCTGGACGACCCCTGGGACTGCGTCGTGCCGGCCGACGCCGAGTCCGACGTCTCGGGCGGCTGA
- a CDS encoding DUF5753 domain-containing protein, producing the protein MATSPSSSAQQARLAVGKRLREILRDSGLTARALALAAGWDESKCSRLVNGRTLPSDDDIRAWCRICGAEEEIPDLIAASRDADSMYVEWKRLQRSGMKRLQETRVSLYEETRLFRFYCSQFMPWPLQTPGYMRAVLTAFAEFHDAPRDIEEAVTTRAARNRLLYEGDHRFAILMEESVLHDRVADDEVMAGQLGQLLEGMSLPSISLGIIPSGVPRKLWTMETFSIYDDKRVFVELLSAGVTVTQPREIALYIKGFTELASSAVYGNQARALITGALAALG; encoded by the coding sequence GTGGCAACATCACCGTCATCCAGCGCCCAGCAGGCCCGTCTTGCCGTCGGCAAGCGGCTTCGGGAAATCCTTCGCGACTCCGGCCTCACCGCCAGGGCTCTGGCCCTGGCGGCTGGTTGGGACGAGTCCAAGTGCTCCCGGCTCGTCAACGGCCGCACCCTGCCGTCTGACGACGACATACGCGCCTGGTGCCGGATCTGCGGCGCTGAGGAAGAGATCCCTGACCTGATCGCTGCGAGCCGCGACGCCGACAGCATGTATGTCGAGTGGAAGCGATTGCAACGCAGCGGCATGAAGCGACTGCAAGAGACGCGAGTCTCGTTGTACGAGGAAACCCGCCTGTTCCGCTTCTACTGCTCACAGTTCATGCCCTGGCCCCTTCAAACGCCCGGATACATGCGAGCCGTCCTCACTGCCTTTGCTGAGTTCCACGATGCTCCTCGCGACATCGAGGAAGCGGTCACAACACGGGCAGCCCGAAACCGCCTGCTCTACGAAGGCGACCACCGGTTCGCCATCCTCATGGAAGAGTCCGTCCTGCACGATCGGGTCGCTGATGACGAGGTGATGGCCGGGCAGCTTGGCCAGCTTCTGGAAGGCATGTCTCTGCCATCCATCTCCCTCGGGATCATCCCTTCCGGCGTCCCTCGCAAGCTGTGGACGATGGAGACCTTCTCCATCTACGACGACAAGCGGGTGTTCGTAGAGTTGCTGTCCGCGGGCGTGACCGTCACCCAACCGCGCGAGATCGCGCTCTACATCAAGGGCTTCACCGAACTGGCGTCCAGCGCTGTATACGGCAACCAGGCACGCGCTCTGATCACGGGAGCACTCGCGGCCCTAGGCTGA